One region of Anaeromyxobacter paludicola genomic DNA includes:
- a CDS encoding twin-arginine translocase TatA/TatE family subunit, which translates to MLRVMHMGFGELLIVFIVVMLVFGANKIPQLGDALGKGIRNFKKAQRDDEIDVTPQKQAPSQLSENAATAAPQQRATAEAKKA; encoded by the coding sequence ATGCTACGCGTCATGCACATGGGCTTCGGCGAACTCCTCATCGTTTTCATCGTCGTGATGCTGGTCTTCGGGGCGAACAAGATCCCGCAGCTCGGGGACGCGCTCGGCAAGGGCATCCGCAACTTCAAGAAGGCGCAGCGCGACGACGAGATCGACGTCACGCCGCAGAAGCAGGCGCCCTCGCAGCTCTCCGAGAACGCGGCGACCGCCGCCCCGCAGCAGCGCGCCACGGCCGAGGCCAAGAAGGCCTAG
- a CDS encoding zinc-ribbon domain-containing protein yields MIVTCNACQTRFRVADDKVGPRGAKVRCSQCRTVFQILPGPEGAAAAAPPPGAPASAPSGAAPRPPGDPLAAPPRPASTPPSAPAPRAAAADPFVAVPPRQAPPDPFVAVPPRQAPPDPFAAVPPRPAPPDPFAAVPPRPASPDPFAAASPRPAPQDDPFASGAPAGAAADDPFAAAAARPLDRADPFGTAASSDPFAQPVQAPGGPLPPSPAPSAAPGPSPRTAPAADAGALPPDPFGRPVPVASAPSGERASEVPPDPFAVPPDPFGLESPEPGSRNGKPGPPHARATDLSDLLAAEGGAAPAMRAERDAPAEHSFEDADLEGGASGLELDLPPRAPAASPAPAVPAVTAVTAPRERAPATAEPAAIPAPDSRPAPSAPAPSAAPEPAGPSRLRAAALNALSLAALLAVAVGFFMFWRGEGRVDLRLLLRRDGVSTVSAAGQPLILASEVSNGLYETASGKSIVFVRGRVQSQQAAGGPIRVKISLLDGERVAAEAEGVAGAVPTPEELYGIGSAAEAKLLLRDVAARAPGRAGAGQWLPFLVPIADAPADRGLALRIQAEGR; encoded by the coding sequence ATGATCGTCACCTGCAACGCCTGCCAGACCCGGTTCCGCGTCGCCGACGACAAGGTCGGCCCGCGCGGCGCGAAGGTCCGCTGCAGCCAGTGCCGGACCGTCTTCCAGATCCTCCCCGGCCCGGAGGGCGCCGCCGCCGCCGCCCCGCCGCCGGGCGCTCCCGCGAGCGCGCCGTCCGGCGCGGCCCCCCGTCCCCCGGGCGACCCCCTCGCGGCGCCGCCGCGCCCGGCCTCGACGCCGCCCTCGGCCCCGGCGCCGCGCGCCGCTGCGGCCGATCCGTTCGTGGCCGTGCCGCCTCGCCAGGCGCCGCCCGATCCGTTCGTGGCCGTACCGCCTCGCCAGGCGCCGCCCGATCCCTTCGCGGCCGTGCCGCCTCGCCCGGCGCCGCCCGATCCCTTCGCGGCCGTGCCCCCTCGCCCGGCCTCACCCGATCCGTTCGCGGCGGCGAGCCCGCGCCCCGCGCCACAGGACGACCCCTTCGCGAGCGGCGCGCCCGCGGGCGCCGCGGCGGACGATCCCTTCGCCGCGGCGGCGGCCCGCCCGCTCGATCGTGCCGACCCCTTCGGGACGGCGGCCTCTTCCGACCCGTTCGCGCAGCCGGTCCAGGCGCCCGGCGGCCCGCTCCCGCCATCGCCCGCGCCCTCGGCTGCGCCGGGTCCGTCGCCGCGGACCGCTCCGGCCGCCGACGCGGGCGCGCTGCCGCCCGACCCGTTCGGCCGCCCGGTGCCGGTCGCCTCGGCCCCCTCCGGCGAGCGCGCGTCCGAGGTCCCACCCGATCCGTTCGCCGTGCCGCCCGATCCGTTCGGCCTCGAGTCGCCGGAGCCGGGGTCGCGGAACGGAAAGCCGGGGCCGCCGCACGCCCGGGCCACCGATCTCTCCGACCTGCTCGCCGCCGAGGGGGGCGCCGCGCCCGCGATGCGGGCCGAGCGAGACGCGCCGGCGGAGCACAGCTTCGAGGACGCGGACCTCGAGGGCGGCGCGAGCGGGCTCGAGCTCGACCTGCCTCCCCGTGCCCCGGCCGCCTCGCCTGCCCCGGCCGTCCCCGCGGTCACCGCGGTCACCGCCCCGCGCGAGCGGGCGCCCGCGACGGCCGAGCCGGCTGCGATCCCGGCGCCGGACTCCCGGCCCGCCCCGAGCGCTCCCGCACCGTCGGCGGCGCCCGAGCCGGCCGGCCCGAGCCGCCTGCGCGCCGCGGCGCTCAACGCCCTCTCGCTGGCCGCGCTCCTCGCCGTCGCGGTCGGCTTCTTCATGTTCTGGCGCGGCGAGGGGCGGGTGGACCTGCGGCTCCTGTTGCGCCGCGACGGCGTCTCGACGGTGAGCGCGGCGGGTCAACCGCTCATCCTCGCCTCGGAGGTCTCGAACGGCCTGTACGAGACCGCGAGCGGGAAGAGCATCGTCTTCGTGCGCGGCCGGGTCCAGTCGCAGCAGGCGGCCGGCGGGCCGATCCGCGTGAAGATCTCGCTGCTCGACGGCGAGCGCGTGGCCGCCGAGGCGGAGGGGGTCGCGGGCGCGGTGCCGACGCCCGAGGAGCTCTACGGGATCGGCAGCGCGGCGGAGGCGAAGCTGCTCCTGCGCGACGTGGCCGCGCGCGCGCCGGGTCGCGCCGGCGCCGGCCAGTGGCTGCCGTTCCTCGTGCCCATCGCCGACGCGCCGGCGGACCGCGGGCTGGCGCTCCGGATCCAGGCCGAGGGGCGATAG
- a CDS encoding polyhydroxyalkanoate synthesis regulator DNA-binding domain-containing protein: protein MSDEQIPPGDSEPGSGREPKVIKRYTNRKLYDTEESRYVTLEEIAGMIKAGAEVRVLDNRTKEDLTSVTLAQIIFEEEKKTSKVGLRMLRELVRHGSDRAQQFVEETRDELRGKVEQVRQAAEQRVQTLLSKGQQTQDRARELVVSSQEAVNQFQRKVDERVRTAVEGMSSLSDLRREIAELQARLGEMERKLAELEKKP, encoded by the coding sequence ATGTCTGACGAGCAGATCCCTCCCGGCGATAGCGAGCCGGGCAGCGGGCGCGAGCCCAAGGTCATCAAGCGCTACACCAACCGTAAGCTCTACGACACGGAGGAGTCCCGCTACGTCACGCTGGAGGAGATCGCCGGGATGATCAAGGCGGGGGCCGAGGTCCGAGTCCTCGACAACCGCACCAAGGAGGACCTGACGAGCGTCACCCTCGCGCAGATCATCTTCGAGGAGGAGAAGAAGACCTCCAAGGTCGGCCTCCGGATGCTGCGCGAGCTGGTCCGCCACGGCTCGGATCGCGCCCAGCAGTTCGTCGAGGAGACCCGCGACGAGCTGCGCGGGAAGGTGGAGCAGGTCCGCCAGGCGGCGGAGCAGCGCGTCCAGACCCTCCTCTCCAAGGGGCAGCAGACCCAGGACCGGGCCCGCGAGCTGGTGGTCTCCTCCCAGGAGGCGGTGAACCAGTTCCAGCGCAAGGTGGACGAGCGGGTCCGCACCGCGGTGGAGGGGATGAGCAGCCTCTCCGACCTGCGGCGCGAGATCGCCGAGCTGCAGGCGCGCCTCGGCGAGATGGAGCGCAAGCTCGCCGAGCTCGAGAAGAAGCCGTAG
- a CDS encoding LysR family transcriptional regulator ArgP has translation MLDYPLLEAVAAVDREGSFEGAARALHLTPSAVSQRVKLLEERVGTPLVVRGRPCAATPAGRHLCRHVEQVGLLERDLHGLLPAAGADAGPSRPAVLRVAINADSLATWFPGAMARFAAGEDTLLDVALDDEAHTAEWLHTGQVLAAVAARAKPSPGCRSVPLGGLRYLATASPAFVARHFAGGVDAASLARAPTLQLSRKDELQRRWLRKVCRKDVEPPTHGLPTTQAFLEASLAGVAWCLNPEALARPHLAAGRLVELVRGTALDVPLHWHHARLAPAAVERLTRAVVAEARRQLRPR, from the coding sequence ATGCTCGACTACCCGCTGCTCGAGGCCGTCGCCGCCGTGGACCGCGAGGGCAGCTTCGAGGGCGCCGCCCGCGCGCTCCACCTGACCCCCTCCGCCGTCTCCCAGCGCGTGAAGCTCCTGGAGGAGCGGGTGGGGACCCCGCTCGTGGTGCGCGGCAGGCCCTGCGCGGCCACGCCCGCCGGCCGCCACCTCTGCCGCCACGTGGAGCAGGTGGGCCTGCTCGAGCGTGACCTGCACGGCCTGCTCCCGGCGGCCGGCGCCGACGCCGGCCCGAGCCGCCCGGCGGTGCTGCGCGTCGCCATCAACGCCGACAGCCTCGCCACCTGGTTCCCCGGCGCCATGGCGCGCTTCGCCGCCGGCGAGGACACGCTCCTCGACGTCGCGCTCGACGACGAGGCGCACACGGCCGAGTGGCTCCACACCGGGCAGGTGCTCGCGGCGGTCGCCGCGCGCGCGAAGCCCTCGCCCGGCTGCCGCAGCGTGCCGCTCGGCGGGCTCCGCTACCTCGCGACCGCGAGCCCGGCGTTCGTGGCCCGCCACTTCGCCGGAGGCGTCGACGCGGCGTCCCTGGCGCGGGCGCCCACGCTCCAGCTCAGCCGCAAGGACGAGCTGCAGCGGCGCTGGCTCCGGAAGGTCTGCCGCAAGGACGTGGAGCCGCCGACGCACGGCCTCCCCACCACCCAGGCCTTCCTCGAGGCCTCGCTCGCCGGCGTGGCGTGGTGCCTCAACCCGGAGGCGCTGGCGCGGCCGCACCTCGCGGCCGGGCGGCTGGTGGAGCTCGTCCGCGGCACGGCGCTGGACGTGCCGCTGCACTGGCACCACGCCCGGCTCGCGCCGGCGGCGGTGGAGCGGCTCACGCGCGCGGTGGTGGCCGAGGCGCGCCGGCAGCTCCGGCCGCGCTGA
- a CDS encoding DMT family transporter, giving the protein MLSVLLAGLSALCYGAADFSGGFASRRSPLVPVLVTSQLAGAVLALAFVLASGEAVPAGRDLAWGATAGVAGAAGLALLYRGIARGLVAIVSPTAALVGAAIPVAFGILSGERPSPAALAGAAVCLPAVLLLSWERGGAADRRALRSALGHALLSGAFIGLFFIALARSAPGSGLWPLLAARGASIAILVAAALVSRQRLAVARAAALPTLVAGLADMAANVLFLLATRAGLLSLAVIVASLYPAPTVLLARLFFRERIPPARAIGLALAVAGIALIGLR; this is encoded by the coding sequence GTGCTGAGCGTCCTCCTCGCCGGGCTGTCCGCCCTCTGCTACGGCGCCGCCGACTTCTCGGGGGGCTTCGCCTCGCGGCGGAGCCCGCTCGTGCCGGTCCTCGTCACCTCGCAGCTGGCCGGGGCCGTGCTCGCCCTGGCCTTCGTCCTCGCGAGCGGCGAGGCGGTGCCCGCGGGGCGCGATCTCGCCTGGGGGGCGACGGCCGGCGTGGCCGGTGCGGCCGGGCTCGCCCTCCTCTACCGCGGCATCGCCCGCGGGCTCGTGGCGATCGTCTCGCCGACCGCGGCCCTCGTCGGCGCGGCGATCCCGGTGGCGTTCGGGATCCTCTCCGGCGAGCGCCCCAGCCCGGCGGCGCTGGCGGGCGCGGCCGTCTGCCTGCCCGCCGTCCTCCTCCTCTCCTGGGAGCGGGGCGGCGCCGCCGATCGGCGGGCGCTCCGCTCCGCGCTCGGCCACGCGCTCCTCTCCGGCGCGTTCATCGGCCTCTTCTTCATCGCCCTGGCGCGGAGCGCGCCCGGCTCGGGCCTCTGGCCCCTCCTCGCCGCCCGCGGCGCGTCCATCGCGATCCTGGTCGCCGCCGCGCTCGTCTCGCGCCAGCGGCTCGCCGTGGCCCGCGCGGCGGCGCTGCCCACGCTCGTCGCCGGCCTCGCCGACATGGCCGCGAACGTGCTCTTCCTCCTCGCGACGCGCGCGGGCCTCCTCTCGCTCGCGGTGATCGTCGCCTCGCTCTACCCCGCGCCGACGGTCCTCCTGGCGCGCCTCTTCTTCCGCGAGCGGATCCCGCCCGCCCGCGCCATCGGGCTCGCCCTCGCGGTCGCGGGGATCGCGCTCATCGGCCTCCGGTAG